A genomic region of Aeropyrum pernix K1 contains the following coding sequences:
- the cas7a gene encoding type I-A CRISPR-associated protein Cas7/Csa2: MAYVRVAGRVRVNVAVLTGHGTAGNYSMHARARVYCCGDSSKVYEVPVLTGNSLKHWHAYYAAQVYQALGGSMLNELCKRGIGLRGYNVDTNLEGERRLATRESEAIKDFCNDLHGFLIAERGRQLKRDSLARFSFAIPVLNNEVLENIEKFSVTHNRVDPLQRRRAGEESNSQETGATEMMVFKQEYSSGLYGISASFDLEYLCRPLYESEEGGSACDEEERMRRARASLLALAYLLGGAASKQARALPIAMVEELVVAVCNKPVPNAVHGSYENYVEKTASLLKSVTESLGDGASCILHCYPEGICGGYGSDKLKIKEYRDLGTLLKEAADHASELVGGYGGKEA, translated from the coding sequence CGGGCAGGGTCAGAGTCAACGTGGCAGTCCTCACAGGACACGGGACAGCTGGGAACTACAGTATGCACGCCCGAGCTAGAGTCTACTGCTGCGGCGATTCTTCAAAAGTTTACGAAGTTCCTGTTCTAACAGGGAACTCCCTGAAGCACTGGCACGCGTACTATGCGGCTCAGGTATATCAGGCTCTAGGAGGATCAATGTTGAACGAGCTGTGCAAGAGAGGTATAGGACTGCGGGGTTACAATGTTGATACAAATCTAGAAGGTGAGAGGAGGCTGGCGACAAGAGAGTCTGAAGCTATAAAGGACTTCTGTAACGACCTGCATGGCTTCCTTATAGCAGAAAGGGGAAGGCAGTTGAAAAGGGATAGCCTTGCCAGGTTTAGCTTCGCAATACCAGTTCTTAACAACGAGGTATTGGAGAACATAGAGAAGTTCTCGGTAACCCATAATAGGGTAGACCCGTTACAGCGCCGCAGAGCTGGGGAAGAGTCAAATAGCCAGGAGACTGGCGCAACAGAAATGATGGTGTTCAAGCAGGAGTACTCCTCCGGACTCTACGGTATTTCAGCCTCTTTCGACCTTGAATACCTGTGCAGGCCACTCTACGAATCCGAAGAGGGTGGAAGTGCTTGCGATGAAGAGGAGAGGATGAGGAGAGCGAGAGCCTCTCTATTAGCCCTTGCCTACCTCCTAGGAGGAGCGGCTAGTAAACAAGCCAGAGCCCTTCCCATAGCTATGGTCGAAGAGCTTGTTGTGGCTGTGTGTAACAAACCAGTTCCCAACGCTGTCCACGGTTCGTATGAGAACTATGTTGAGAAGACAGCTAGTCTACTCAAGAGTGTAACCGAGTCTCTCGGTGACGGTGCTAGCTGTATTCTACACTGCTATCCTGAGGGCATCTGTGGTGGATATGGGTCCGACAAGCTGAAGATTAAGGAGTATAGGGACCTGGGAACCCTACTCAAGGAAGCTGCAGATCACGCCTCCGAGCTGGTGGGAGGTTATGGTGGGAAGGAAGCGTAG